The proteins below are encoded in one region of Candidatus Saccharimonadales bacterium:
- the dnaX gene encoding DNA polymerase III subunit gamma/tau, producing MGKIALYRHYRSHDFSDLVGQNHVSVTLEQAIKADRISHAYLFTGPKGVGKTSAARILARRVNEIEETAHHPDIIEIDAASNNGVDEIRELREKVHIAPNYAKYKVYIIDEVHMLSTAAFNALLKTLEEPPSHVIFVLATTEPHKLPQTIISRTQHFPFRPISHSATQKHLKSIAKQEKIKISDEALSLLATLGEGSMRDSISLLDQVSTSATSEITVTQIEDMIGLARTEQIASLITAVEAQDNAAMLKVYDELLESGIAPQLLMKQLLSYVRRQIRERIQAKQPLAVLRSLLEQLSSLPPHTVNIEFALEALLLEAGSNPTDRVGPAPAKNFRARIVKAKPKSVETAKPSEPSLDPTATTTDSTQLDQTAWIEALSLIKQRHGALYALLSNTDVTFSVDSCEISARFQFHYRRLNEQRTQASIADALKSVCGRDITVKIKSDAAAKAKQPPPEPEAEQEDFDVISQVTNILGGEVAHG from the coding sequence GTGGGCAAAATAGCGCTCTATCGTCACTATCGTAGTCATGATTTTTCCGATCTGGTAGGGCAGAATCATGTCTCTGTTACGCTGGAGCAGGCTATTAAGGCTGATCGTATCAGCCACGCATATCTCTTTACCGGGCCTAAGGGAGTGGGGAAGACTAGTGCGGCTCGTATACTGGCGCGACGTGTGAACGAGATTGAGGAGACAGCTCACCACCCTGATATTATCGAAATCGATGCTGCTAGTAACAACGGAGTCGATGAGATTCGCGAGCTGCGGGAAAAGGTGCACATAGCCCCCAACTATGCCAAGTATAAGGTTTATATCATCGATGAGGTGCATATGCTTAGCACTGCCGCCTTTAATGCTCTACTCAAGACGCTTGAGGAGCCGCCCTCCCACGTCATCTTTGTATTAGCTACTACCGAACCGCATAAGCTGCCCCAAACTATTATCTCGCGCACGCAGCATTTCCCCTTTCGTCCTATTAGCCATAGCGCTACCCAGAAGCACTTAAAGTCGATTGCTAAGCAAGAGAAGATAAAGATTAGTGATGAGGCACTCTCCTTACTAGCTACTCTCGGCGAGGGTAGCATGCGGGACAGCATTAGCTTGTTGGATCAGGTCAGCACTAGCGCTACGAGTGAGATTACGGTGACGCAGATAGAAGATATGATCGGGCTAGCCCGCACCGAACAGATCGCGAGTCTCATCACAGCCGTAGAGGCGCAGGATAATGCAGCTATGCTCAAGGTGTATGACGAGCTGCTTGAGAGTGGTATCGCCCCACAGCTGTTAATGAAGCAGTTATTATCCTACGTTCGTCGCCAGATTCGCGAACGGATTCAGGCAAAACAGCCGTTAGCCGTGCTTCGCAGCCTGCTGGAGCAGTTAAGTAGTCTGCCGCCGCATACGGTTAATATCGAATTTGCGCTTGAAGCCCTACTACTAGAAGCTGGCTCGAACCCAACAGATCGAGTCGGGCCTGCCCCGGCCAAGAATTTCCGGGCCCGAATCGTGAAAGCCAAGCCAAAGTCGGTCGAGACAGCTAAACCGAGTGAGCCTAGCCTTGATCCGACTGCTACAACAACGGACTCTACCCAGCTCGATCAAACAGCCTGGATAGAGGCACTAAGCTTAATTAAGCAGCGACACGGAGCGCTCTACGCTCTTTTAAGTAACACTGACGTCACATTTAGCGTAGATAGCTGTGAGATTAGTGCGCGCTTCCAGTTTCATTATCGCCGCTTAAATGAGCAGCGAACGCAAGCTTCGATCGCTGACGCACTGAAATCAGTCTGTGGTCGGGATATTACAGTCAAGATTAAGTCCGATGCTGCTGCTAAGGCTAAACAGCCACCACCAGAGCCGGAGGCGGAGCAGGAGGACTTTGACGTGATATCCCAGGTCACAAATATTCTTGGTGGTGAGGTAGCTCATGGCTGA
- the dnaB gene encoding replicative DNA helicase, whose translation MADKVKLPPQNVQAESSLLGSILIDPEALTKIADTVRPDDFYEQRHNQIFTAMLHLYEQRKPIDVLTLSEKLETSGSIKAVGGSSYITELANSVPSAAHIHEYGEIVAKKATLRRLISAAQEITNLGFSDDEDTDALIDQAEQLLYGVSENKGHTGFRAIGDVLNESFDRIEELNKNKGQLRGVPTGFKGLDNKLAGMQDSDLLILAARPAMGKTSFALNIAHNVAVKEGIPVGIFSLEMSQEQLVDRLLSAESGVDSWKLRTGNLENTDFAKIGEAMGALSEAPIFIDDTPMANVMDMRTKARRIQSEHGLGLIIVDYLQLMSGRGNYGENRVQEVSEISRGLKGLARELNVPVLALSQLSRSVESRSPQIPQLADLRESGSIEQDADVVMFIYREEVYNPETDRQNIADILIKKHRNGPIGEVELYFHAEKTQFRSIEQNR comes from the coding sequence ATGGCTGATAAGGTCAAACTCCCACCACAGAACGTACAGGCCGAGAGCAGCCTGCTCGGCAGTATCTTGATCGATCCAGAGGCACTAACTAAGATTGCCGATACCGTTCGGCCGGATGACTTCTACGAGCAGCGGCATAACCAAATATTTACCGCCATGCTGCACCTCTATGAGCAGCGTAAGCCGATCGATGTCTTAACCCTCTCAGAGAAGTTGGAGACTAGTGGGAGCATTAAAGCGGTCGGGGGCTCCAGCTATATTACCGAATTAGCTAACTCGGTACCTAGCGCCGCCCACATCCATGAATATGGTGAGATTGTAGCCAAGAAGGCTACTCTGCGCCGTCTCATTAGTGCGGCCCAGGAGATCACCAACCTCGGCTTTAGTGATGATGAGGATACAGATGCGTTAATCGATCAGGCTGAGCAACTGCTCTATGGGGTTTCTGAGAATAAAGGTCACACCGGCTTTCGCGCTATCGGGGACGTGTTAAATGAGAGTTTTGACCGGATTGAGGAGCTAAACAAAAACAAAGGTCAGCTCCGCGGGGTACCGACCGGTTTTAAGGGACTGGATAACAAGTTGGCCGGAATGCAGGACTCTGACCTACTTATCCTGGCCGCCCGTCCAGCTATGGGTAAGACGTCATTTGCGCTTAATATCGCCCATAACGTAGCAGTTAAAGAGGGCATTCCAGTGGGTATCTTCAGTCTGGAAATGAGTCAGGAGCAGCTAGTCGATCGCTTACTCAGTGCCGAGTCAGGAGTAGACTCCTGGAAACTGCGCACCGGAAATCTAGAAAATACCGACTTTGCCAAGATTGGGGAGGCGATGGGTGCTCTATCTGAGGCCCCAATCTTTATCGATGATACTCCGATGGCTAATGTCATGGACATGCGGACTAAGGCTAGGCGTATCCAGAGTGAGCACGGTCTCGGCCTGATCATCGTCGACTATTTACAGTTGATGAGCGGGCGCGGTAACTACGGTGAGAATCGAGTCCAAGAGGTTTCAGAAATCTCGCGGGGCTTGAAGGGCTTGGCGCGTGAGCTAAATGTTCCGGTTCTAGCTCTATCACAGCTTTCTCGTAGCGTAGAGTCACGCAGCCCGCAAATACCGCAGCTGGCCGACCTCCGTGAGTCCGGTTCGATTGAGCAGGATGCCGATGTAGTGATGTTTATCTATCGTGAAGAAGTCTACAACCCGGAAACCGACCGACAGAACATCGCCGACATACTAATTAAGAAGCACCGTAACGGGCCGATCGGTGAAGTCGAACTCTACTTCCATGCCGAGAAGACTCAGTTTCGATCAATCGAGCAGAACCGCTAG
- a CDS encoding glycosyltransferase family 39 protein, whose product MKLLDNTSSQIERGKLTLPNRRQIWKWVELKREELGDWLVANRELTLLVSIIVLAALFRLWQLPSLPYGLHPEEAANGLDAISILQGDIQPFYESAGGREGLLFYLQALSVAIFGPTMFALRLMPALAGIGAVFMIYLAGRVWFSRRVGLMAAFFMAISPWAIHMSRLALPAALLLLLVPTILWLSARALQTNRAGWFVATGVAIGLGFYVQPSWHVLPLALAPLLLFSRYFYRSQLRQLWQPLLIVLLSVLVTLLPFAAYMATNSSAYFERPTTSVFNAEQRDEPLAQVLVESVGRTAGMFHIAGDRNQLHNLRGEPQLTALVGVLFLLGLLLSWRRRHDIRYTALVSLLAVLLLPAALSMGNVAPSALRAVAAAPIIYILAAIGLSELIARWRGVFPRNPLALHLAITIIVAAGAITTIYSYQRYFVAWANAPQTFTASYEPMRAVAEFMLTHDIDGTYFVVASEYQVLSVSFLTDGKVEYIQVSPPDAGEVELAVGDRLIVPYLNREQDIELGAAALDQVTQISRYRSDTALFTLYRVEE is encoded by the coding sequence ATGAAGCTACTAGATAACACTTCCAGTCAGATAGAGCGCGGAAAACTCACCCTACCTAATCGTCGCCAAATCTGGAAGTGGGTGGAGCTAAAACGTGAGGAGCTAGGAGACTGGCTAGTTGCTAATCGCGAACTGACTTTACTAGTCAGTATTATAGTTCTAGCTGCTCTGTTTCGGCTCTGGCAGCTGCCAAGCCTGCCCTACGGCCTACATCCAGAGGAGGCCGCCAACGGTCTCGACGCTATCTCTATCTTGCAAGGAGATATCCAGCCCTTCTACGAGTCTGCTGGGGGACGAGAGGGGCTGCTGTTCTACCTGCAGGCTCTAAGTGTAGCCATTTTTGGCCCTACTATGTTTGCCTTACGGCTGATGCCCGCCCTAGCTGGCATCGGAGCAGTATTCATGATTTATCTGGCAGGGCGGGTCTGGTTCTCCCGTCGGGTCGGGCTAATGGCTGCATTTTTTATGGCGATTTCGCCCTGGGCCATTCATATGAGTCGGCTAGCACTACCGGCAGCACTGCTGCTTCTTTTAGTGCCGACTATCCTCTGGCTGTCAGCACGGGCACTCCAGACTAATAGAGCAGGCTGGTTTGTAGCTACCGGGGTCGCTATCGGCCTGGGCTTTTATGTTCAGCCGAGTTGGCACGTTTTGCCTTTAGCTCTCGCTCCACTCCTACTCTTTAGTCGTTATTTTTATCGTTCTCAGCTTCGCCAGCTTTGGCAACCGCTCTTGATAGTCCTACTCAGTGTCCTGGTGACACTACTGCCTTTTGCTGCCTATATGGCGACTAACAGCTCCGCCTATTTTGAGCGGCCCACTACAAGTGTCTTTAATGCTGAGCAGCGTGATGAGCCGCTGGCTCAAGTTTTAGTCGAGTCGGTGGGGCGTACCGCGGGTATGTTCCATATAGCCGGAGATCGTAATCAGCTACATAATCTGCGCGGTGAGCCCCAGCTCACAGCCCTGGTCGGTGTACTCTTCTTGCTAGGTCTTCTGTTGAGCTGGCGGCGGCGGCATGACATTCGCTACACGGCGCTGGTATCGCTACTTGCGGTCCTGCTACTACCGGCGGCACTAAGTATGGGAAATGTCGCTCCTAGCGCATTACGGGCGGTGGCGGCGGCTCCTATCATCTACATCTTAGCTGCTATTGGGCTGAGTGAGCTAATTGCCCGCTGGCGCGGTGTGTTTCCTCGTAACCCACTAGCACTTCACTTAGCTATAACCATCATCGTGGCCGCAGGTGCTATCACTACTATTTATAGCTATCAGCGTTATTTTGTGGCCTGGGCTAATGCACCTCAGACTTTTACGGCCAGTTACGAGCCGATGCGGGCGGTAGCCGAGTTCATGCTGACTCACGATATCGACGGCACTTACTTTGTGGTCGCTAGTGAATACCAAGTATTGTCGGTAAGCTTTTTAACCGACGGTAAGGTCGAGTACATCCAGGTCTCTCCACCGGATGCGGGCGAGGTCGAGTTAGCGGTCGGAGATAGGTTAATCGTGCCTTACCTTAACCGCGAGCAGGACATCGAGCTCGGAGCTGCTGCGCTCGATCAGGTAACCCAGATCTCTCGCTATCGCTCCGATACAGCTTTATTCACGCTGTATCGAGTGGAAGAGTAG
- a CDS encoding YbaB/EbfC family nucleoid-associated protein, translating to MNPKQLMQLRKIQKELAREVVEVEAGDGAVRIQISGEQKVKSVKIDPDKVADTTKLEKWLESAITQAITKSQQIAADKMKSASAGLNLGI from the coding sequence ATGAATCCTAAGCAACTAATGCAATTACGCAAAATTCAAAAGGAACTGGCTCGCGAGGTGGTCGAGGTCGAGGCTGGCGATGGTGCCGTCAGAATCCAAATCAGCGGCGAGCAGAAGGTCAAAAGTGTGAAGATAGATCCTGACAAGGTGGCCGATACGACTAAACTTGAGAAGTGGCTGGAGTCGGCTATCACGCAAGCTATTACTAAGTCACAGCAGATCGCAGCCGATAAGATGAAGAGCGCCTCGGCCGGACTGAATCTCGGAATTTAA
- the recR gene encoding recombination mediator RecR, with protein MLPKPLELLVSELNKLPGVGPRTAERLAMSILRRGAGEASQLSEALTSLHANIVECSQCHNLASEPLCFVCSDPKRSRDVVAIVEDALDVVALERAASFDGVYHVLGGIISPVDGIGPDQLNLASLKRRVEGGGIEELILATNASVEGEATAHYIRRFLPDIKITRLARGLPMGSDLEYADQTTLVRALEGRQTV; from the coding sequence ATGCTGCCCAAACCTCTAGAACTTCTGGTCTCTGAACTGAATAAGCTCCCCGGCGTCGGGCCTCGTACAGCCGAACGCTTAGCTATGTCGATTCTACGCCGTGGAGCCGGCGAAGCCAGTCAGCTCTCAGAGGCTTTGACGAGTCTGCACGCTAATATCGTCGAGTGCAGCCAGTGCCACAACCTTGCTAGTGAGCCACTTTGTTTTGTCTGTAGCGATCCGAAACGTAGTCGAGACGTGGTAGCGATAGTGGAAGACGCTCTAGACGTAGTAGCGCTAGAGCGGGCTGCCAGCTTTGACGGCGTATACCATGTCTTAGGTGGTATTATCTCTCCCGTCGATGGCATCGGCCCCGACCAGCTCAATCTTGCCTCATTGAAGCGGCGCGTAGAAGGGGGAGGTATCGAAGAGTTGATTCTAGCTACTAACGCCAGTGTGGAAGGAGAAGCTACGGCACACTACATTCGTCGGTTCTTACCGGATATTAAGATTACTCGTCTAGCCCGTGGGCTGCCGATGGGCAGTGATCTGGAGTATGCCGATCAGACCACCCTAGTTCGGGCGCTAGAAGGACGGCAAACGGTATGA
- a CDS encoding DHH family phosphoesterase, translated as MNYTPELLLRFGTLLDEASHVVVMQAEHIDADSLGSSLGLEAALTKLGKQVTLYCHDEVPSYLKHFPGQDRVTQNLPGKYDLAILVDSSTHSQIERTWSEHKAALSRRPFVCIDHHVSTNNQINGANVLLLLDDTAGASGQQVVELAQHYGWELDAEAAYVLAAAIKSDTVNLSTRYTSAATFRAMAYLVEQGVDLEELRLNVEKVSSIPATQLHLRAEVLARTSFFKDNQIAVTYFTAEEYKLLSEDKLLIERTKHELRTLQEVEIAVVITERKGYSNASMRANVGVARLTAEHFGGGGHDKAASCRFENATHTEVTEAIVPVIERLLDEAL; from the coding sequence ATGAACTATACTCCGGAACTTTTACTTCGCTTCGGCACATTGTTAGATGAAGCCAGTCATGTCGTGGTCATGCAAGCCGAGCATATCGATGCCGATAGCCTTGGCTCCAGTCTCGGTCTCGAAGCGGCTCTTACTAAGTTGGGCAAACAAGTTACACTCTACTGTCACGATGAAGTACCGAGCTACCTGAAACATTTTCCAGGACAGGACCGGGTGACGCAAAATCTACCAGGTAAATATGACCTGGCTATCCTGGTTGACTCTAGTACTCACAGTCAGATTGAGCGGACCTGGAGTGAGCATAAAGCCGCTCTCTCGCGCCGTCCTTTTGTCTGTATTGATCACCACGTCTCGACTAATAATCAGATCAATGGAGCCAACGTGCTGCTGCTGCTTGACGATACTGCCGGAGCTAGCGGCCAACAGGTAGTCGAGCTGGCGCAGCACTATGGCTGGGAGCTTGATGCTGAAGCTGCCTATGTCCTAGCCGCCGCCATCAAATCCGATACCGTTAATCTCTCTACTAGATATACCAGTGCCGCTACTTTTCGGGCGATGGCCTATCTAGTGGAACAAGGTGTAGATCTGGAGGAGCTCAGGCTCAACGTAGAGAAGGTCAGCAGTATCCCAGCCACCCAGTTGCATTTACGAGCCGAAGTATTAGCCCGTACTAGTTTTTTTAAGGATAATCAGATCGCCGTCACCTACTTTACCGCGGAGGAGTATAAGCTGCTAAGTGAGGACAAGCTATTGATCGAACGTACTAAGCATGAGTTGAGAACACTCCAGGAAGTCGAGATTGCCGTCGTTATCACCGAACGTAAAGGCTACAGTAACGCTTCAATGCGAGCTAACGTTGGGGTAGCCCGGCTTACAGCTGAACATTTCGGGGGCGGGGGGCACGACAAGGCCGCTTCTTGTCGGTTTGAAAACGCCACTCACACTGAAGTCACCGAAGCTATCGTGCCAGTTATTGAGAGGCTACTGGATGAAGCTCTATAG
- the cysS gene encoding cysteine--tRNA ligase, producing MKLYSTLNKQVTEFKPLAPGRVKMFVCGPTVYELSHIGHAKTYIQMDVLARTLRRLGYELTYLQNITDIDDRIITRAWERSEDWRELANHFEAEYLKDMTTLNNMAVDTYARATDHIDDIIRQVEALMTKGHAYEIADDGIYFEIATFPDYGKLSGRQQVGEHDSQARIDQSEHKRGWNDFCLWKFHKPNEPAWDAPFGKGRPGWHIEDTAISEHYFGPQYDIHGGAIDLIFPHHEAELTQMEAISGLTPFVGYWTHTGFLQVDEEKMSKSLDNFYTIQDVVDRGYDPMSLRLAVLQSHYRSPINFTWDTLKSAHTRLMDLRAMADLRWQLYKDESANSDISFDKSSESFLNAMANDLNSPQALAQIANDERLFAQNLISESQQDGFINYLQTIDDVLGLGLLSSSDITEEQKELLQQREHARTAADWKAADLARDELAKHNLAVRDTPKGQVWART from the coding sequence ATGAAGCTCTATAGCACTCTAAACAAACAGGTTACAGAATTTAAGCCGCTTGCCCCCGGCAGGGTAAAGATGTTTGTCTGCGGCCCGACCGTTTACGAACTGTCCCATATCGGTCACGCTAAAACCTACATCCAGATGGACGTCCTAGCGCGAACTCTGCGCCGACTGGGCTACGAGCTGACCTACTTGCAAAACATTACCGACATCGACGACCGGATCATTACTCGAGCTTGGGAGCGGAGTGAGGACTGGCGAGAGCTGGCGAACCATTTTGAGGCAGAGTACCTAAAAGATATGACCACGCTTAACAATATGGCTGTCGATACTTACGCCAGAGCCACCGACCATATCGACGATATTATTCGTCAGGTGGAGGCGCTGATGACGAAGGGTCACGCCTACGAGATAGCAGATGATGGCATCTACTTCGAGATCGCCACTTTTCCTGATTATGGTAAACTGTCCGGTCGTCAGCAGGTTGGTGAGCACGACTCACAAGCGCGAATTGATCAAAGTGAACATAAGCGTGGCTGGAACGATTTCTGTCTTTGGAAGTTCCACAAGCCTAATGAGCCGGCCTGGGATGCACCGTTTGGTAAGGGTAGGCCCGGCTGGCACATTGAGGATACGGCTATCAGTGAACACTACTTCGGACCCCAGTACGATATTCACGGCGGAGCCATCGATCTCATTTTTCCGCACCATGAGGCCGAGTTAACACAGATGGAGGCCATTTCCGGTCTCACTCCGTTTGTCGGCTATTGGACGCACACCGGCTTTCTGCAGGTGGATGAGGAGAAGATGTCGAAGAGCTTAGATAACTTCTACACCATCCAGGATGTAGTGGACCGAGGGTATGACCCGATGAGTTTACGTTTAGCTGTCCTACAATCACATTACCGCTCACCGATAAACTTTACCTGGGACACTCTCAAATCGGCTCACACCCGTCTGATGGATTTAAGGGCCATGGCCGATCTACGGTGGCAGCTGTATAAGGATGAGTCAGCCAACTCTGATATCAGCTTCGATAAGTCGAGCGAATCTTTCCTGAATGCGATGGCTAACGACCTCAACTCGCCCCAGGCTCTGGCTCAAATAGCGAACGATGAAAGACTATTCGCCCAAAATCTGATCAGTGAGAGTCAGCAGGACGGTTTCATTAATTACTTACAGACCATTGATGATGTGCTAGGCCTAGGCCTACTTAGCTCTAGTGACATTACTGAGGAGCAGAAGGAACTACTGCAGCAGCGTGAACACGCCCGCACGGCGGCAGACTGGAAAGCAGCCGATCTAGCCCGAGACGAGTTAGCCAAGCACAACTTAGCCGTACGGGACACTCCGAAGGGTCAGGTCTGGGCGCGTACCTAG
- a CDS encoding AI-2E family transporter gives MTVTIDISTESIIRRLGVVLLLVAAALVLYHIRSALGVFVVAGFIAIAVNGPVNRLSPYMPGENRRLATTLVFILIGLIVSLIVALIVPVISTQGRELAVQLPSYLDELQMGEGTLSRWLNSVDLVGSIETLMSNVATGLAASSGTVIGLINRLLSNLLLLVFTVALAFHLTIEGPTWIDGLSRQLSKRLRSGGATLIARMYKAVTGFVNGQLIVTSISATTTLILLTILGMPAPVSLAAVIWLTGLIPLIGNTLGAVIIIAVALSQSIVTAIMLGIFYIIYQQIENNVFEPIIQSRTISMTPLFVLLSALVGVYIAGFVGALLAIPAGACLKILINYYIEKGGPEALTHR, from the coding sequence GTGACGGTAACGATCGACATATCGACCGAAAGTATTATCCGGCGTTTAGGTGTCGTTTTATTGCTAGTAGCTGCAGCCCTAGTGCTCTACCATATCCGATCGGCTTTAGGCGTCTTCGTGGTAGCTGGCTTCATCGCCATAGCCGTCAACGGGCCAGTGAATCGTCTAAGCCCTTACATGCCGGGTGAAAATCGCAGGCTGGCTACCACTCTAGTATTCATACTGATCGGTCTGATAGTTAGCTTAATTGTGGCACTGATAGTGCCGGTCATTAGCACTCAAGGTCGTGAGTTAGCCGTGCAGTTGCCGAGCTATCTAGATGAGCTGCAAATGGGTGAGGGCACCTTGAGTCGCTGGCTTAATAGCGTCGATTTAGTGGGTAGTATCGAAACACTGATGAGCAATGTAGCTACCGGCTTAGCTGCCTCTTCCGGCACTGTTATAGGTCTGATTAATCGACTGCTCTCTAACCTCTTACTGCTCGTCTTTACCGTGGCCCTAGCTTTCCATCTGACTATAGAAGGGCCTACATGGATCGATGGGCTATCTAGGCAACTATCGAAACGATTACGTTCAGGTGGGGCCACTTTAATTGCACGGATGTATAAGGCGGTAACCGGCTTCGTCAACGGCCAGTTGATCGTCACCTCGATCTCAGCTACAACTACCTTAATCCTGCTAACCATTCTAGGTATGCCGGCGCCCGTATCGCTGGCAGCGGTCATCTGGCTGACCGGACTTATTCCACTCATCGGGAACACATTAGGCGCGGTAATAATCATCGCTGTCGCACTTTCGCAGTCTATAGTGACGGCTATCATGCTAGGTATCTTCTATATCATCTATCAGCAAATCGAGAATAACGTATTTGAGCCGATCATTCAGTCTCGCACTATCAGTATGACACCGCTCTTTGTGCTACTCTCTGCCCTAGTCGGGGTTTACATTGCTGGCTTCGTCGGTGCTCTTCTAGCCATACCGGCCGGAGCCTGTCTGAAGATTTTGATTAACTACTACATCGAAAAAGGTGGGCCTGAAGCTCTCACACACCGATAA
- a CDS encoding AI-2E family transporter: MKKLSELMQLKVDVSNRTIFRVFAIGLGFVLAVQLVLATRHALMLILVAFFLAIALSPAVNFLVRKMPRKSRGLATGAVYILAISLVVILATSLMPPIVRQTVQLVESFPDYIEELQEADGFLGTVVNYYDLDEGTGNLQDSVLNRVSGAGEPVITVLERVFSNLVSTLTVLVLTFFMLVEGPKWVKKFWELQPKGNRKHRKKLVQRMYNVITSFVNGQLIIASINGVATFIILAILGVPFALSLAGIVAVLGIIPVIGATLGAVLVIAVGLFESVTVALILTIYFVAYQQVENNVIQPAIQSKSLGMSPLLILASVVVGITLAGILGGLLAIPIAGCIRILVIDYLEQHNLAHS; encoded by the coding sequence ATGAAAAAGTTGAGTGAACTTATGCAACTAAAGGTCGACGTTAGTAACCGCACTATCTTCCGTGTCTTTGCGATCGGCCTCGGCTTCGTGCTGGCCGTACAGCTAGTCCTAGCTACTCGTCACGCTCTAATGCTGATCTTAGTCGCTTTCTTCTTAGCTATTGCCCTCTCGCCGGCCGTAAACTTTCTGGTGCGGAAAATGCCGCGGAAGAGTCGTGGCTTAGCTACTGGCGCGGTCTATATCCTAGCTATTTCCTTAGTCGTTATCCTAGCTACCTCACTAATGCCACCAATCGTGCGTCAGACCGTACAACTTGTCGAGAGCTTTCCTGACTACATAGAGGAGCTGCAGGAAGCTGATGGATTCTTAGGTACTGTGGTCAACTACTACGATCTAGACGAAGGAACGGGCAATCTACAGGACAGCGTGCTAAACCGGGTATCGGGTGCCGGTGAACCGGTGATCACAGTGCTAGAACGCGTCTTCTCTAACCTGGTATCAACCCTAACTGTACTAGTCCTCACCTTCTTCATGCTAGTCGAAGGGCCGAAATGGGTGAAGAAGTTCTGGGAGCTACAGCCTAAGGGGAATCGCAAGCACCGTAAGAAGCTGGTACAGCGCATGTATAACGTCATCACGAGCTTCGTCAACGGTCAGCTCATTATCGCTTCCATCAACGGTGTAGCCACCTTCATCATACTGGCTATCTTGGGTGTGCCCTTTGCCCTCTCGCTGGCCGGTATCGTGGCGGTCTTAGGCATTATCCCGGTCATCGGTGCGACACTAGGTGCGGTACTGGTCATCGCAGTTGGACTATTCGAATCAGTCACAGTCGCACTGATTCTAACTATCTACTTCGTCGCCTACCAGCAAGTTGAGAATAACGTCATCCAGCCAGCTATTCAGTCTAAATCACTGGGTATGTCACCGCTCTTAATTCTGGCCTCGGTCGTTGTCGGTATCACGCTGGCCGGTATCTTAGGTGGACTGCTGGCCATCCCGATCGCTGGCTGTATCCGCATTCTCGTCATTGACTACTTAGAACAGCACAATCTGGCCCACAGTTAG
- a CDS encoding SET domain-containing protein has protein sequence MIHINYKLQESKLHGVGLFAAQDIKKGALVYTASPLLDLDLTQKEFDQLNKKEREEVLWWGFFDVPSQKWHVDFDVSKFINHSFDASLTQDENHDEAYLVATRDIGAGEELTQNYLEFESKDELKRRGIET, from the coding sequence ATGATCCACATAAACTATAAACTACAAGAATCTAAGCTACACGGTGTAGGATTATTCGCAGCTCAAGACATCAAGAAAGGTGCGCTAGTGTATACTGCCAGCCCTCTTCTCGATCTAGATCTAACTCAAAAAGAATTTGACCAATTAAACAAAAAAGAAAGGGAGGAAGTATTGTGGTGGGGGTTTTTTGATGTACCTAGCCAAAAATGGCACGTGGACTTTGATGTATCAAAATTTATAAATCACTCATTTGATGCGAGCTTAACACAGGACGAAAACCACGACGAAGCATACCTTGTAGCTACTCGTGATATCGGGGCTGGCGAAGAGCTTACGCAAAATTATTTAGAATTTGAGTCGAAAGATGAATTGAAAAGGCGCGGAATAGAAACCTAA
- a CDS encoding NUDIX domain-containing protein has product MYECNPIDELLDTAIEQYETAPNDGVAIIITNSDGKILALQRGEEITIPTETLHTDEGVADGISRCLEEEISPVFSTDARDVTLHIFDVAGYHSDGVHSEDGYRVSIAHIKCKGDYDPVGFFKPNVECSNAFWIDQADLLQHSSLRFPDLHKLALSLLA; this is encoded by the coding sequence ATGTATGAGTGTAATCCTATCGACGAACTTCTAGATACTGCTATCGAGCAGTACGAAACTGCCCCAAATGATGGGGTAGCTATCATCATAACTAATTCTGACGGGAAGATCTTAGCACTTCAGCGAGGCGAAGAAATCACCATACCAACAGAGACTCTTCATACCGACGAAGGTGTGGCAGATGGGATATCACGGTGTCTAGAGGAAGAAATTAGTCCAGTTTTCTCTACAGATGCAAGGGATGTGACCCTGCACATATTTGATGTAGCCGGCTATCACAGTGATGGCGTTCACAGTGAAGATGGCTATAGAGTAAGTATTGCGCATATTAAATGTAAGGGTGATTACGATCCAGTTGGTTTCTTTAAGCCAAACGTAGAATGCTCAAATGCTTTCTGGATAGATCAAGCAGACCTCCTGCAACATAGTAGCCTCAGATTTCCTGATTTGCATAAACTTGCTTTGAGCTTGCTGGCTTAG